In one window of Pseudodesulfovibrio sediminis DNA:
- the cbiE gene encoding precorrin-6y C5,15-methyltransferase (decarboxylating) subunit CbiE produces the protein MFTLFRMEAVRIIGLAPGSLDITAKAKEALAAAHLVVGGKRLLAACPAMLLHKEAETLPITAPLSEVVNTIRNAMITGRRTVVLADGDPLFFGIAKRLSEDLGRENIVVEPNISTVQLAAARLKLPWQEMDFVSLHGRDDFSPLYSALVRADLIAVFTDAVNSPAEVARALLERGADCFAMTVLEDLGAPNERIRPLALPETWGMEFAPLNLVILERLYPPEIELTLGIPDHFYLHQKNLITKLPVRAAGLAHLNVEPGSTVWDLGAGCGSVSIEASHLARCGRVFAVERNKTRAAMIRENIRRTGAWLVDTVLGSLPEALEGLPAPDRIFIGGGLGGDSNQETSLLQTACDRLKPRGKIVVHCILLDSLHMAKDHFKKLGWHFGVTQLQASATDSLAGDLRFKAQNPVFVLWAEKP, from the coding sequence TTGTTTACATTGTTCCGCATGGAAGCCGTCCGCATCATCGGGCTCGCGCCCGGCTCACTTGATATTACTGCAAAGGCCAAGGAAGCTCTGGCCGCCGCACATTTGGTTGTGGGCGGCAAACGACTGCTCGCAGCCTGCCCTGCCATGCTCCTTCACAAGGAAGCGGAGACACTGCCGATCACCGCTCCGCTGTCAGAAGTCGTCAACACCATCAGGAACGCCATGATCACTGGCCGACGCACAGTGGTTCTGGCCGATGGCGACCCGCTCTTTTTCGGCATTGCCAAACGGTTGAGCGAAGATCTCGGCCGTGAGAATATCGTGGTGGAACCGAATATTTCCACCGTGCAACTGGCCGCCGCCCGACTGAAGTTGCCGTGGCAGGAAATGGATTTCGTCTCCCTGCATGGCCGCGACGATTTTTCGCCGCTGTACTCCGCGCTGGTCAGGGCCGACCTCATCGCGGTTTTCACCGATGCCGTCAATTCGCCTGCCGAAGTGGCACGGGCATTGCTCGAACGCGGGGCCGACTGCTTTGCCATGACCGTGCTGGAGGACCTCGGCGCGCCAAACGAACGCATCAGGCCGCTGGCCCTGCCCGAAACCTGGGGCATGGAATTCGCGCCGCTGAATCTGGTCATTCTGGAACGGCTCTATCCACCGGAGATCGAGCTGACCCTCGGCATACCGGACCATTTTTACCTGCATCAGAAAAATCTCATCACCAAGCTGCCCGTGCGTGCCGCCGGGCTGGCTCATCTCAACGTGGAGCCTGGCTCCACTGTCTGGGACCTGGGCGCAGGCTGCGGTTCCGTCTCCATCGAGGCGTCCCATCTGGCCCGTTGCGGCCGGGTCTTTGCTGTTGAACGCAACAAGACCCGCGCGGCCATGATCCGCGAGAACATCCGCCGCACCGGCGCATGGCTGGTGGACACGGTGCTTGGCTCACTGCCTGAGGCGCTTGAGGGGCTGCCCGCACCGGACCGCATCTTCATCGGCGGCGGACTGGGTGGCGACTCCAATCAGGAAACCTCCCTGTTGCAGACCGCCTGCGACCGCCTCAAGCCGCGCGGCAAGATCGTGGTTCATTGCATATTGCTGGATTCCCTGCACATGGCCAAGGACCACTTCAAGAAACTCGGCTGGCATTTCGGCGTCACCCAGCTCCAGGCATCGGCAACGGATTCGCTGGCCGGCGACCTGCGCTTCAAGGCGCAGAATCCCGTCTTCGTACTCTGGGCCGAAAAACCCTAG
- a CDS encoding MFS transporter, whose translation MTASSRPSPLRALWSWALYDWANSGFAALVQTFVFAAYFAKAVAENETLGIAQWGNMMGVAGLIIGIGGPVLGAVADRSGRRKPWLGLFTVICITATASLWFVKPDISFVWLALLLAGIGTVGSEYSMIFYNAMLPDLAEPKVIGRWSGWGWGLGYAGGLVLLIIALYGFVQPPGWFGVPHDEAMHIRAVMPITAAWYALFCLPLFLFSPDTTSTPTPLLQAIKEAMGQLRNSLREVRRYKAIALFLLARMLYNDGLTTMFAFGGIYAAATFGMSSSEVIIFGIGLNITAGLGAAAFAWLDDRLGPRKTILASLLGLIIPGVAILLVTDKTLFWIFGLGIGIFVGPVQASSRSYLAHAAPKELRTEMFGLFALSGKLTSFMGPFLVGGLTLLSGSQRIGMAAVVGLFVLGLIGMLFVPAQLKNN comes from the coding sequence ATGACCGCATCCAGTCGTCCCTCCCCTCTCCGCGCTCTGTGGTCCTGGGCGTTGTACGACTGGGCCAACTCGGGCTTTGCCGCTCTGGTGCAGACCTTTGTCTTTGCCGCCTATTTTGCCAAGGCCGTCGCGGAAAACGAGACCCTGGGAATCGCCCAGTGGGGCAACATGATGGGCGTGGCCGGACTGATCATCGGCATAGGCGGCCCGGTGCTTGGTGCCGTTGCCGACCGGTCAGGACGCCGCAAACCCTGGCTCGGCCTGTTCACCGTCATCTGCATCACGGCCACCGCCTCCCTCTGGTTCGTCAAGCCGGATATTTCCTTTGTCTGGCTCGCCCTGCTGCTGGCAGGGATCGGCACGGTGGGCAGCGAATATTCCATGATTTTCTACAATGCCATGCTCCCGGATCTGGCTGAACCAAAGGTCATAGGCCGCTGGTCCGGCTGGGGCTGGGGACTGGGGTATGCGGGCGGACTCGTTCTGCTCATCATTGCCCTCTACGGATTCGTGCAGCCGCCGGGCTGGTTCGGCGTGCCGCACGATGAGGCCATGCATATCAGGGCGGTCATGCCGATCACGGCGGCCTGGTATGCGCTCTTCTGCCTGCCGCTCTTCCTGTTCTCACCGGACACGACATCCACGCCCACTCCGCTCTTGCAGGCCATCAAGGAAGCCATGGGCCAGCTCCGCAACTCGTTGCGGGAAGTGCGCCGGTACAAGGCCATCGCCCTCTTCCTGTTGGCGCGCATGCTGTACAATGACGGGCTGACCACCATGTTCGCCTTTGGCGGCATCTATGCTGCCGCGACCTTTGGCATGAGTTCCAGCGAGGTCATCATCTTCGGCATCGGCCTCAACATCACCGCCGGGCTGGGCGCCGCCGCCTTTGCCTGGCTCGATGACCGCCTCGGCCCGCGCAAGACCATCCTGGCCTCCCTGCTGGGACTGATCATCCCCGGCGTGGCCATCCTTCTGGTCACTGATAAAACCCTGTTCTGGATTTTCGGGCTGGGCATTGGTATATTCGTGGGACCGGTCCAGGCATCCAGCCGATCCTACCTGGCCCATGCCGCGCCAAAAGAACTGCGTACGGAGATGTTCGGCCTGTTCGCCCTGAGCGGCAAGCTGACCTCATTCATGGGACCGTTTCTGGTTGGAGGGCTGACCCTGCTCTCAGGCAGCCAGCGCATAGGCATGGCCGCGGTAGTGGGGTTGTTCGTGCTCGGGCTGATCGGTATGCTGTTCGTCCCAGCTCAACTGAAAAACAATTGA
- the amrA gene encoding AmmeMemoRadiSam system protein A → MSDFRFALTDEEKTYLKDLVVQSISVGLKLSEGPTEPPEPPTETLRESLGAFVTLKLGGELRGCIGNVQGTEELYQTIWNMARHAAFKDPRFPPLHKNEFDAVEYEISILSPLETCPDTKLVEVGRHGLIMSRGAQSGLLLPQVPVEWNWDRETFLAQTCVKAGLPRDAWKDPETTILWFEAVVF, encoded by the coding sequence ATGTCCGACTTTCGTTTTGCCCTGACAGATGAAGAAAAGACCTACCTAAAGGATCTGGTAGTACAGTCCATCTCTGTTGGCCTGAAACTCTCGGAGGGCCCTACCGAGCCGCCCGAACCGCCCACGGAGACACTCCGCGAAAGCCTTGGCGCGTTCGTCACCCTCAAACTTGGCGGCGAACTGCGCGGCTGTATCGGCAATGTGCAGGGGACAGAGGAACTCTACCAGACCATCTGGAACATGGCCCGGCATGCGGCCTTCAAGGACCCCCGCTTTCCCCCGCTGCACAAGAACGAATTCGATGCCGTCGAGTACGAAATTTCCATATTGAGTCCTCTGGAAACCTGCCCGGACACAAAGCTGGTGGAAGTGGGGCGCCATGGGCTGATCATGTCCAGAGGGGCGCAGAGTGGTCTGCTCCTGCCCCAGGTCCCGGTGGAGTGGAACTGGGACCGCGAGACCTTCCTGGCCCAGACCTGTGTCAAGGCAGGCCTGCCCAGGGACGCGTGGAAAGACCCGGAAACCACCATCCTCTGGTTTGAAGCCGTGGTTTTTTAA
- a CDS encoding flagellar brake protein, whose translation MSEHIDTKKTSSGVISKNAEATAIAPDAQVAKIPGVNLNVALSKEVVIRVLGVDQSYKGKIVGYDAYEYIIAAVRLPSKIRKKLAFGGEIIVKYILEGTVYGFKTSVHNAVSSPTSLIFFDYPSVIEKIELRRESRIDVNLNGEVHANDGEHDCIILNVSETGCKLSVRASSRDPISNIKVEDTVMVVIDFGVEGALKLPIAVRNIKRGKGILTLGAMFIDINPNEEEVINKYLERVRRLTR comes from the coding sequence ATGTCTGAACACATCGACACCAAGAAAACATCTTCAGGCGTTATCTCAAAGAACGCAGAAGCCACAGCCATCGCTCCTGACGCCCAGGTAGCGAAAATTCCAGGTGTCAATCTCAATGTCGCGCTGAGCAAGGAAGTGGTCATTCGCGTCCTTGGCGTTGATCAGTCATACAAGGGCAAAATCGTTGGCTATGATGCCTACGAGTATATCATCGCGGCAGTCCGCCTCCCCTCGAAAATCCGGAAGAAGCTCGCCTTTGGCGGCGAAATCATTGTCAAATACATTCTTGAGGGTACTGTATACGGGTTCAAAACCTCTGTTCATAACGCCGTCTCATCGCCCACATCCCTCATCTTTTTTGACTACCCGAGTGTCATAGAAAAGATTGAACTGCGTCGCGAATCACGCATTGACGTCAATCTCAACGGCGAAGTGCATGCCAATGACGGAGAACATGACTGCATTATCCTCAACGTCAGCGAAACCGGGTGCAAGCTCTCCGTCCGCGCCAGTTCCAGAGACCCCATTTCGAACATCAAGGTGGAAGACACCGTGATGGTGGTCATCGACTTCGGTGTGGAAGGCGCTCTGAAACTCCCCATCGCCGTACGCAACATCAAACGAGGCAAGGGCATCCTCACCTTGGGAGCCATGTTCATCGACATCAACCCCAATGAAGAGGAAGTGATCAACAAATACCTGGAAAGAGTCAGGAGACTCACACGTTAA
- a CDS encoding HD-GYP domain-containing protein: protein MIKKISIDELKPGMEVVQLASDLWKHLPYMYTEPGVIESEEVVARLRKEGYQQVFVEVPDVSGLSDEERLDMLIVDRDIMPLEKERTPFDEAMPQSQVTYENAMKLAIQIVNDAKLGRKMDVGAAMETASAIVDAAISNPDTLVCLSKLSSFDNYTYTHSINVAAIAVVFGEFIGMERDELTLLGLAGMMHDVGKTSVPAKIINKPDRLTKLECTEVKRHPGYGCTILEQTTDIPKKVIEAVMFHHERFNGSGYPSGLIRKEIPANARILGMADVYDALTSDRCYKQAIQPNKALGIMYGMRDQDFDPMEIQLFIKCLGIFPSGSFVRLNTGDYALVFETDARTPLFPKIKIVMDRKMRPIRMQEVNLATQSEEDTPIEILECADPSAYRKTLMTYLSPN from the coding sequence ATGATCAAGAAAATTTCCATAGATGAACTCAAACCGGGCATGGAGGTTGTGCAGCTCGCTTCAGACCTCTGGAAACACCTGCCCTACATGTACACCGAGCCCGGCGTCATCGAATCCGAAGAGGTCGTGGCCAGGCTCCGCAAGGAAGGCTATCAGCAGGTCTTTGTGGAGGTGCCCGACGTATCCGGTCTGTCGGACGAGGAAAGGCTCGACATGCTTATCGTCGACAGGGACATCATGCCTCTTGAAAAAGAGCGCACCCCCTTTGACGAGGCCATGCCCCAGTCCCAGGTCACCTATGAAAACGCCATGAAGCTGGCAATACAGATCGTCAATGATGCCAAACTGGGACGCAAGATGGATGTGGGAGCTGCCATGGAAACAGCCAGCGCCATTGTCGATGCCGCCATTTCCAACCCTGATACGCTGGTCTGCCTGTCAAAGCTCTCTTCCTTTGACAACTACACCTACACGCATTCCATCAACGTGGCGGCCATTGCCGTGGTCTTCGGCGAATTCATCGGCATGGAGCGCGACGAACTGACCCTCCTCGGACTGGCGGGCATGATGCACGATGTGGGCAAGACCTCCGTACCGGCCAAGATCATCAATAAACCAGATCGGCTCACCAAGCTGGAATGCACCGAAGTGAAGCGGCACCCGGGCTACGGCTGCACAATTCTGGAGCAAACAACCGATATTCCGAAGAAAGTCATTGAAGCCGTCATGTTCCATCACGAACGGTTCAACGGCTCGGGCTATCCCAGCGGATTGATCAGAAAAGAGATTCCAGCCAATGCCCGCATTCTCGGCATGGCCGATGTCTACGACGCCCTGACCTCGGACCGCTGCTACAAGCAGGCCATCCAGCCCAACAAGGCATTGGGCATCATGTACGGCATGCGCGATCAGGACTTCGACCCCATGGAAATCCAGCTCTTCATCAAATGTCTGGGCATATTCCCCTCAGGCAGTTTTGTGCGCCTGAATACCGGCGACTACGCCCTGGTCTTCGAGACCGACGCCCGCACCCCGCTGTTCCCGAAAATCAAAATCGTCATGGACCGGAAAATGCGGCCCATACGCATGCAGGAAGTGAATCTGGCAACCCAGTCCGAAGAGGATACCCCCATCGAGATTCTGGAGTGTGCCGACCCTTCAGCATATCGAAAGACCCTCATGACCTATTTGTCCCCAAACTAA
- a CDS encoding cysteine-rich small domain-containing protein: MENSFRFFNNHACKYFPCHKTSRPEQFNCLFCYCPLYFFEECGGRYEMLESGVKDCTNCMIPHTYEGYDHILGKLKERFARMREAKTP; the protein is encoded by the coding sequence ATGGAAAACAGTTTTCGCTTCTTCAACAACCATGCATGTAAATATTTCCCGTGCCACAAGACCAGCAGGCCGGAGCAGTTTAACTGCCTTTTCTGCTATTGTCCGCTGTATTTTTTCGAGGAGTGTGGCGGCCGGTACGAAATGCTGGAGTCCGGGGTCAAGGACTGCACCAACTGCATGATTCCGCACACCTATGAGGGATATGATCACATACTAGGCAAGCTCAAGGAGCGATTTGCCCGGATGCGTGAGGCGAAAACCCCCTAG
- a CDS encoding DUF4389 domain-containing protein, translating to MASETRATTSDRMAILKRFVVTLVCMIFFEVTGLIIQLSVLFQFGYLFVTKKRSEPLRIFCNNLSQYGYRIMRYSTLNINKRPFPFAEFPEDDECDEPVKQVQFR from the coding sequence ATGGCGAGTGAAACCAGAGCAACGACGTCGGACAGAATGGCCATCCTGAAACGGTTCGTGGTCACTTTGGTCTGCATGATTTTTTTTGAGGTGACAGGACTCATTATCCAGTTGTCAGTCCTTTTTCAGTTCGGTTACTTGTTTGTGACCAAGAAGCGGAGTGAGCCGCTCAGGATTTTTTGTAACAATCTTTCGCAGTATGGCTACCGGATCATGCGGTATTCCACGCTCAATATCAATAAACGCCCTTTTCCCTTTGCGGAGTTTCCCGAGGACGACGAGTGCGATGAACCTGTCAAACAGGTACAGTTCAGGTAG
- a CDS encoding secondary thiamine-phosphate synthase enzyme YjbQ, with protein METVQVQTHDHEEMLDITGAVRKLVHANGWSDGALLLYCPHTTGAVTINEGADPDVVRDILVNMRKLVPHRGDYHHAEGNSDAHIKSSLFGCEQMVIVEGGNIQLGTWQKIYFCEFDGPRTRKLWVKWLEA; from the coding sequence ATGGAGACAGTACAAGTACAAACCCACGATCATGAAGAGATGCTCGATATCACCGGGGCCGTGCGCAAGCTCGTTCATGCGAACGGCTGGAGTGACGGGGCTCTCCTGCTATACTGTCCGCACACCACCGGCGCGGTGACCATCAACGAGGGTGCCGACCCGGACGTGGTGCGAGACATCCTTGTGAACATGCGCAAGCTCGTACCGCACCGTGGTGACTACCACCACGCCGAGGGCAACTCGGATGCGCACATCAAGTCTTCCCTGTTCGGCTGTGAACAGATGGTCATTGTCGAGGGCGGCAACATCCAGCTTGGTACATGGCAGAAAATCTATTTCTGTGAATTCGACGGCCCTCGCACCCGCAAATTATGGGTGAAGTGGCTGGAAGCGTAG
- the cobM gene encoding precorrin-4 C(11)-methyltransferase: MTQVYFIGAGPGDPELLTVKGQRLIAEADLVLYAGSLVPPEVVACAKEGARVADSAPLNLEETHALMMETVKAGGAVVRVHTGDPSLYGAIREQMALLDRDGVAYAVVPGVTAGFAAAAAAAKSYTVPEVTQTLIFTRIAGKTPVPETEGLRALAAHGSAMCIYLSAGDPEGVQAALLAGGLAKTTLVVMAYRVGWPEEKVVETELGSLAASARSNDFTRQTVFLILPGQSEADAGQAKSLLYDDTFKHMYRK; encoded by the coding sequence ATGACACAGGTATATTTCATCGGTGCCGGTCCGGGTGATCCAGAGCTGCTGACCGTCAAGGGACAGCGGCTCATCGCCGAGGCGGACCTCGTGCTCTACGCCGGATCGCTGGTGCCGCCGGAAGTCGTGGCCTGCGCCAAAGAGGGCGCCAGGGTGGCTGACTCCGCCCCGCTCAATCTTGAAGAGACCCATGCGCTGATGATGGAGACCGTGAAAGCGGGGGGAGCGGTGGTGCGTGTGCATACCGGCGACCCTTCGCTGTATGGTGCCATCCGCGAACAGATGGCGCTGTTGGACCGCGACGGCGTGGCATATGCCGTGGTGCCGGGCGTGACCGCCGGTTTTGCCGCTGCCGCTGCTGCCGCGAAATCCTACACCGTGCCCGAAGTCACCCAGACGCTCATATTCACCCGGATTGCCGGGAAGACGCCCGTGCCCGAAACAGAGGGCCTGCGCGCACTGGCAGCGCATGGTTCGGCCATGTGCATCTACCTGTCGGCAGGCGACCCCGAGGGCGTGCAGGCGGCACTGCTGGCCGGTGGGCTGGCTAAAACGACCCTGGTGGTCATGGCCTATCGCGTTGGGTGGCCCGAGGAAAAAGTGGTGGAGACCGAACTCGGTTCGCTGGCCGCAAGTGCCCGCAGCAATGATTTCACGCGCCAGACCGTGTTCCTGATTCTGCCGGGACAGAGTGAAGCGGACGCGGGGCAGGCGAAATCGCTTTTATACGACGATACTTTCAAGCATATGTATCGCAAATAG
- a CDS encoding 3'-5' exonuclease: protein MSTPSLNDVRFVAIDFETADPKRDSACALGVVVVDKGEIVAREYRLIRPPRKKFNPFCVRVHGIHWYDVCDEPNFGELWPEFEPLFEGADFIVAHNAAFDKSVLHTCCREAGTMPPEQPFLCTVQLSRKTWELASNKLPSVCEYLGITLNHHNAASDAEACALIAVNGLRENPGFMCKVI, encoded by the coding sequence ATGTCCACTCCCTCCCTGAATGACGTTCGTTTTGTTGCCATAGATTTCGAGACTGCCGACCCCAAGCGGGATTCTGCCTGTGCATTGGGTGTCGTGGTGGTGGACAAGGGTGAGATCGTGGCTCGTGAATATCGCCTCATTCGCCCGCCCAGAAAAAAATTCAATCCGTTTTGTGTGCGCGTGCATGGCATCCATTGGTATGACGTGTGCGATGAACCGAATTTCGGCGAGTTGTGGCCGGAGTTCGAGCCGCTGTTCGAAGGAGCGGATTTCATTGTGGCCCACAACGCGGCGTTTGATAAATCCGTGCTCCACACCTGCTGTCGCGAGGCAGGAACGATGCCGCCTGAACAACCGTTTCTGTGCACGGTGCAGCTTTCGCGCAAGACCTGGGAGCTGGCCTCGAACAAACTGCCCAGCGTGTGTGAGTATCTCGGCATTACCCTCAATCATCACAACGCCGCTTCGGATGCCGAGGCCTGCGCGCTCATTGCGGTCAACGGCCTGCGTGAAAACCCCGGCTTCATGTGCAAGGTGATCTGA
- the purN gene encoding phosphoribosylglycinamide formyltransferase, protein MPLPIAVLVSGSGSNLQSIIDRIEDGALDAEIKLVVSNKSDAYGLERARKHGIATKVLLHTDYDSREAFDTAMVQAINEAGVDKDGAVVMAGFMRIVTSVFLGAFVNRVINIHPALLPSFTGVCGQGDAADYGVKISGATVHFVDEQMDHGPIIIQAAVPCQPGEGGDALGSRILKLEHRIFPQSLQWLADGRLEIDGRFVRLKPADTPVADQPCADIQPATNALVWPPLEKGF, encoded by the coding sequence ATGCCACTGCCAATAGCTGTTCTCGTTTCCGGGAGCGGGTCCAATCTTCAATCCATTATCGATCGTATAGAAGATGGCGCACTCGACGCTGAAATCAAGCTGGTCGTTTCCAATAAATCTGACGCCTACGGACTTGAGCGCGCCAGGAAGCATGGTATTGCGACCAAGGTGCTTCTGCATACGGACTACGATTCCCGCGAGGCGTTTGACACAGCCATGGTGCAGGCCATCAACGAGGCCGGTGTGGACAAAGACGGGGCCGTTGTCATGGCCGGGTTCATGCGCATCGTTACCTCGGTTTTTCTGGGAGCCTTCGTGAATCGGGTCATCAACATCCATCCTGCCCTGCTACCCAGCTTTACCGGTGTGTGCGGCCAGGGCGATGCCGCTGATTATGGCGTGAAAATTTCAGGGGCGACCGTGCATTTCGTAGATGAACAGATGGACCATGGTCCCATCATCATCCAGGCCGCCGTGCCCTGCCAGCCGGGCGAGGGCGGTGACGCGCTTGGTTCCCGCATCCTGAAGCTGGAGCACCGTATTTTCCCTCAGTCCCTGCAATGGCTGGCTGACGGAAGGCTGGAGATCGACGGGCGGTTTGTGCGCTTGAAACCGGCTGATACACCTGTTGCCGACCAGCCCTGCGCGGATATTCAACCTGCAACCAACGCGCTGGTCTGGCCTCCACTGGAAAAGGGGTTTTAA
- a CDS encoding substrate-binding periplasmic protein has translation MFFPTRIALLLTLLILTASVQAHALTVITENNPPFSFTANYQPTGIATDIFLIMARRSGIKMDRSDIQIWPWARGYKEIQENDSVILFPMAKTDSRKDLFQWIGPIMPSKSCMIARAHSGFQINDLKRDTDELRIGTIRDSASEQFVLKNGLDLNRLQRVHSIKLNIKKLIEGRIDAMLLLEATLLYTIQDMGLTSDEFEVVNTLFSSQLYFAASKDMNPDLVRKLQHSLDELRQENTVDTIIEDYLH, from the coding sequence ATGTTTTTTCCTACACGCATCGCCCTGCTCCTCACTCTGCTCATCCTGACCGCTTCCGTACAGGCTCACGCGCTGACCGTGATCACGGAAAACAATCCGCCCTTCAGTTTCACGGCCAACTACCAGCCAACAGGTATTGCGACCGACATCTTTCTGATCATGGCGCGGCGATCCGGCATCAAGATGGACCGATCCGACATTCAGATATGGCCCTGGGCCCGAGGATACAAAGAGATACAGGAAAACGACTCGGTCATCCTGTTCCCCATGGCCAAAACCGATTCACGCAAGGATCTCTTCCAATGGATCGGCCCGATCATGCCGAGCAAAAGCTGCATGATCGCACGAGCGCACAGCGGATTCCAAATAAATGACCTCAAACGTGACACCGACGAACTCCGCATCGGCACGATACGCGACAGCGCTTCGGAACAATTCGTGCTCAAAAACGGCCTGGACCTGAACCGTCTCCAACGGGTGCACAGCATCAAACTCAATATCAAAAAGCTCATTGAAGGGCGCATAGATGCCATGCTGCTGTTGGAAGCCACCCTGCTCTACACCATTCAGGATATGGGGCTGACTTCGGACGAATTCGAAGTCGTGAACACGCTCTTCTCATCCCAACTCTACTTTGCCGCAAGCAAAGACATGAACCCGGATCTGGTACGGAAACTCCAGCATTCTCTGGATGAGCTGCGCCAGGAAAACACGGTTGACACCATCATCGAAGATTACCTGCATTAA
- the cobA gene encoding uroporphyrinogen-III C-methyltransferase, with amino-acid sequence MANVFLVGAGPGDPGMLTLRAKEIIETCDIMIYDYLANADFLKWCKPECEILYVGKKGGDHTLPQDKINDLIVEKARSGKVICRLKGGDPYVFGRGGEEGEELVEAGIDFEVVPGITAGVAAPAYAGIPVTHRDHTTSVCFITGHEDPTKTESGNNWEVYGQSNSTLVFYMGVGNLPMIAENLMKNGRPADTPVALVRWGTRCNQTSFVSTLENVADEARERDWKAPSIIVVGGVCGLHDKLAWFEKKPMLGQGVVVTRAREQASGLVKVLQGHGACVHEFPTISVEPLNDYSAVETAILQLARYQWVIFTSVNGVKFFWEQLAEIGLDSRIFCGMQVAAIGPATADEIRARGIEPDFVPEKYVAEHVVKGLLELEIQGADVLIPRAKVAREVLPRELKAAGCNVTVLPVYETKLVQASGDEIEASLEKGDIQYVTFTSSSTVENFFDLVSPDTLKQYPDVKIASIGPVTSETLSKFGFAADIEPEEYTIPGLVGALIKEAE; translated from the coding sequence ATGGCGAACGTATTTTTAGTTGGTGCTGGTCCGGGTGATCCCGGAATGTTGACTCTCCGTGCCAAGGAGATCATCGAGACCTGCGACATCATGATCTATGACTATCTGGCCAATGCCGACTTCTTGAAGTGGTGTAAGCCGGAGTGCGAGATCCTGTATGTGGGCAAGAAGGGCGGAGACCACACCCTGCCTCAGGACAAGATCAACGACCTGATCGTGGAGAAGGCCCGGAGCGGCAAGGTTATCTGTCGTCTGAAAGGCGGCGATCCCTATGTCTTTGGCCGTGGCGGCGAAGAGGGCGAGGAGCTGGTCGAGGCCGGTATCGACTTCGAGGTCGTGCCCGGCATCACCGCTGGCGTGGCGGCCCCGGCCTATGCAGGTATCCCGGTCACCCATCGCGATCACACCACTTCTGTCTGTTTCATTACCGGCCATGAGGACCCGACCAAGACCGAATCCGGCAACAACTGGGAAGTCTACGGCCAGTCCAATTCCACGCTGGTTTTCTATATGGGCGTGGGCAACCTGCCCATGATCGCCGAGAACCTGATGAAGAACGGTCGGCCTGCCGATACCCCGGTGGCGCTGGTTCGTTGGGGCACCCGGTGCAACCAGACCTCCTTTGTCTCCACGCTGGAGAACGTGGCTGACGAAGCCAGGGAGCGCGACTGGAAAGCGCCGTCCATCATCGTGGTTGGCGGCGTGTGCGGCCTGCACGACAAGCTCGCCTGGTTCGAGAAGAAACCGATGCTCGGACAGGGTGTCGTGGTGACCCGCGCTCGCGAACAGGCTTCCGGGCTGGTCAAGGTCCTTCAGGGGCACGGCGCGTGTGTTCACGAGTTCCCCACGATCTCGGTGGAGCCGCTGAACGACTACAGCGCGGTCGAGACCGCTATCTTGCAGCTTGCCCGGTATCAGTGGGTGATCTTCACCTCGGTCAACGGCGTGAAATTCTTCTGGGAACAGTTGGCCGAGATCGGTCTTGATTCCCGTATCTTCTGCGGCATGCAGGTGGCGGCCATTGGCCCGGCCACGGCGGACGAAATCCGCGCACGCGGCATCGAGCCTGACTTCGTGCCCGAGAAATATGTGGCCGAGCATGTGGTCAAGGGACTGCTGGAGCTGGAGATTCAGGGCGCAGATGTGCTCATCCCCCGTGCCAAGGTCGCCCGCGAGGTCCTGCCCAGGGAACTCAAGGCTGCCGGGTGCAACGTCACGGTCCTGCCGGTCTACGAAACCAAGCTGGTTCAGGCTTCCGGCGACGAGATCGAAGCGAGCCTTGAGAAGGGTGACATTCAGTATGTGACCTTTACCTCTTCCTCCACTGTGGAGAATTTCTTTGACCTGGTGTCTCCTGACACCTTGAAGCAATACCCGGACGTGAAGATCGCATCCATCGGCCCGGTAACCTCCGAGACCCTGTCGAAGTTCGGCTTTGCCGCAGACATCGAGCCGGAAGAGTATACCATTCCCGGTCTGGTGGGAGCGTTGATCAAGGAAGCCGAATAG